In Silene latifolia isolate original U9 population chromosome 3, ASM4854445v1, whole genome shotgun sequence, a single window of DNA contains:
- the LOC141649802 gene encoding uncharacterized protein LOC141649802 has translation MKIKNLTNAERSRISQILLEKCTDGKPKYGTMSEIALQFGVCRKTITNIWNIARKQYASGQAINVNNKLIGRPMAHRCKFDTEKLEQLDMIKRTTQEEVAAGLGVSQSTISRWVKADLIDSHTNAIKLGLTDNNILARLIYCLEHLHYDQVSKKYTFKDQGKNEKRPYRTCQSKRFITKVMFMCAVARPKLYGPNQEIIFDGKLGCWPFVMEVPAQRKSKNICAGTLETKCIKSITKQVTKDMLINQVIPAIKAKWPSTCSKHILIQQDNARPHITNKDADFRRAGTEDGWNNIEFTHQPPNSPDLNVLDLRFF, from the exons ATGAAGATAAAGAATCTCACAAATGCAGAAAGGTCAAGAATATCACAAATTTTACTGGAAAAATGTACAGATGGAAAACCCAAATATGGAACAATGTCAGAAATAGCATTACAATTTGGGGTTTGCAGGAAGACAATTACAAACATATGGAATATAGCAAGGAAACAGTATGCATCAGGCCAAGCAATCAATGTCAACAACAAACTTATAGGTAGACCAATGGCTCACAGATGCAAGTTTGACACTGAAAAGCTTGAACAACTTGACATGATTAAGAGGACAACACAGGAAGAAGTTGCAGCAGGTTTAGGTGTAAGTCAGTCAACAATAAGCAGATGGGTAAAAGCAGATTTAATAGACTCTCATACTAATGCAATCAAGCTAGGTTTGACAGACAACAACATACTTGCTAGATTAATTTATTGTCTTGAACATTTACATTATGATCAAGTGTCTAAAAAATATACTTTCAAAGATCAAG gtaaaaatgaaaaaagacCTTATAGAACATGTCAATCAAAGAGATTCATTACCAAAGTTATGTTTATGTGTGCTGTTGCAAGACCCAAATTATATGGGCCTAATCAGGAAATTATTTTTGATGGGAAATTGGGTTGTTGGCCATTTGTAATGGAGGTACCAGCTCAGAGGAAATCAAAAAACATATGTGCAGGGACATTAGAAACCAAATGTATTAAGTCAATCACAAAGCAAGTTACTAAGGATATGTTAATCAATCAAGTGATTCCAGCAATTAAAGCTAAATGGCCTTCTACTTGCAGCAAGCACATTCTCATACAGCAGGATAATGCAAGACCCCATATTACCAACAAAGATGCAGATTTTAGAAGGGCGGGAACAGAAGATGGGTGGAATAATATTGAGTTCACTCATCAACCACCAAATTCCCCAGATTTAAATGTACTGGACTTGAGATTTTTTTAG